From a single Alloactinosynnema sp. L-07 genomic region:
- a CDS encoding bifunctional DNA primase/polymerase, with translation MTTNRTRSEPATRHHRTDPPRLRAALAAAARGWPVFPLYQHKKKPAITDWERRATTDERQLRRWWATAPYNIGVPCGPAGIVVIDLDVAHGTLPSDWAHLGVEHGRDVLAILADRAGEPDPIDTYSVISPTTGEHRYFEAPPDIQLRNTIGHLGIGLGPLIDVRAHGGFIVAAGSLTVIDGAKRRYRTHPLRPHTLQPLPQFLITSLTPPPPAPRAPIPQMEGGQRLANYIRAALDDEARTVAAAAPGTRAGVLFRSAAALGSLVGAGALDEQLAERVLLDAAQGHNGIDRWNTHEAQHHIRNGLAAGKSTPRAITNLTA, from the coding sequence ATGACCACCAACCGCACCAGGAGCGAACCGGCCACCCGCCACCACCGCACAGACCCGCCACGCCTGCGAGCGGCGCTCGCCGCGGCCGCCCGTGGCTGGCCGGTATTCCCGCTCTACCAACACAAAAAGAAGCCCGCCATCACCGACTGGGAGAGGCGCGCCACCACTGACGAACGGCAACTGCGACGCTGGTGGGCGACCGCGCCCTACAACATCGGCGTGCCCTGCGGACCCGCCGGGATCGTCGTCATCGACCTCGACGTCGCCCACGGCACCCTTCCATCCGACTGGGCGCACCTCGGCGTCGAACACGGCCGCGACGTTCTCGCCATCCTCGCCGATCGCGCTGGAGAGCCCGACCCGATCGACACCTACTCGGTTATTTCACCCACCACCGGCGAACACCGCTACTTCGAGGCGCCGCCCGACATCCAACTGCGCAACACCATCGGCCACCTCGGAATCGGACTCGGCCCCCTGATCGACGTCCGTGCCCACGGCGGCTTCATCGTCGCGGCCGGGTCGCTGACTGTGATCGACGGCGCCAAACGGCGCTACCGGACGCACCCGCTCCGCCCGCACACCCTGCAGCCGCTTCCACAGTTTCTGATCACCAGCCTGACTCCGCCACCACCCGCACCACGCGCACCCATCCCGCAGATGGAAGGAGGGCAGCGCCTGGCCAACTACATCCGCGCCGCCCTCGACGACGAGGCACGCACCGTCGCCGCCGCCGCACCGGGCACCAGGGCAGGCGTCCTGTTCCGCTCCGCCGCCGCACTGGGCAGCCTCGTCGGCGCCGGAGCCCTCGACGAACAACTCGCCGAGCGGGTCCTGCTCGACGCCGCCCAGGGCCACAACGGCATCGACCGATGGAACACCCACGAAGCCCAACACCACATCCGCAACGGACTGGCCGCAGGCAAGAGCACCCCGAGGGCTATCACCAACCTGACGGCCTGA
- a CDS encoding HNH endonuclease signature motif containing protein has protein sequence MTRTLLPVPLHATAKAWERFSRKIVITSNHHIWVRSLADDGYGRFHDPNYTDADLPAAVRSDIVRVSRWIWWAHYGPIPPRTVIMHTCNVPICVRLDHLRAGTQQQNLLMAAELNRLAHTGGGSHRIDRADKRGQAGQSHAIRQAVLAAITEGTTDPDALATVVEAVLALGDAFADQLSLFDI, from the coding sequence TTGACCCGCACACTGCTGCCCGTACCACTCCATGCCACAGCCAAAGCTTGGGAACGCTTCAGCCGCAAGATCGTCATCACCTCAAACCACCACATCTGGGTCCGAAGCCTCGCCGACGACGGCTACGGCCGCTTCCACGACCCGAACTACACCGACGCCGACCTCCCTGCCGCCGTCCGCTCCGACATCGTCCGTGTCAGCCGCTGGATCTGGTGGGCCCACTACGGCCCCATCCCCCCGCGCACCGTCATCATGCACACCTGCAACGTGCCCATCTGCGTCCGACTCGACCACCTACGCGCAGGCACCCAGCAGCAGAACCTGCTCATGGCCGCCGAACTCAACCGCCTCGCCCACACCGGCGGCGGCAGCCACCGCATCGACCGCGCCGACAAACGCGGCCAGGCAGGCCAATCCCACGCCATCCGCCAAGCCGTCCTCGCCGCCATCACCGAAGGCACCACCGACCCCGACGCCCTCGCCACCGTCGTCGAGGCCGTCCTCGCCCTCGGCGACGCCTTCGCCGACCAACTCAGCCTCTTCGACATCTGA
- the mobF gene encoding MobF family relaxase: protein MAWVTPIGSDPTQIDYRLGLGHGCVTEEISDAQLDQQTDMRERPLMWVGSALADLGIEAGTELTPEQFDMARAVVAGYHPHTGEQLVAHKTGVPRGAKVALAPLVRMIEGVTREAAVPIEEVLTSARMREIYARAQRAVDREGEGAALRADHAGQLADAAGLTPDEVWGEQTFTDAVAQLNITITMPDGTRRTFDNRVVVGNLAYDVTLTLDGSFRAAYGLVDDATRAELDAIYTDQAMATFNWLEGATAYGMRGHHGDGQTATVTQGNGFAGWAMFHRTARPVDGAAVGDPHWHVHYTIANMTMGEDGKWSTIASGGRDLMRHAKVVDKLLQAAVRDVLTRRYGAQFRRSDRTGLWELASISDEAILLYAKRGQGIDKALIKMGMSPEEATKAVRRVAASQTRERKGESTTATDETLAGHWRREAIAAGLDPDQITRDAFGGGPTAPVSRPTLDELATLLQNVDSGLTAHTRRFSRADALAAVADALPNGGTHAEIEQLTDHVLEHAGFVKLSKKPARTTEPQPTNGERRQLAAGHMANAALYTTQDVIDVEKVIVAAAEASHPDQTDIRVSPVTAEMAASTIEAAGGFELSAEQRSELLRITTSGRALDALIGPPGSGKTTLMDAVRAAYQAEGIIIAGGATQGVTAQTLQAESGIPSRTVAQWLWRIDTGPGLRGVDVLVLDEAGMINDRDRARLYFAAAAAGTKIVEIGDPKQLRGVGVGSSFGVVHKIVGGGALTENRRQAEADERAAIAAWRRGDYAEALTSWADRDRLVVTETGQEATAAMLATWVDQRKGAPNPFVEQRGLLMVASTNEMVDRLNDGAQALRAVAGELGASRTYQLAGGNTQTLHEGDHIMIRVNERGTTGPDVLNGYRGVIDTIHDDGSLAVRWERDTGDGRITESALLEPQFVAKGGLNLGYAITIHKSQGMTVGSDGATWTGPDGERRGGAVLFSAAGADNPGSYVAASRHKLAMFMFIARRDVEGSQDEYLLGLPRTAWDRTRRVITKLIDRAKATEINRNDTPVLVDLGLLDDPNPRRHTTTAAQPGQHTPTPDDIERKKAFRAKNHAAEVVRRAKAEALLNKEWGEHPAVDRVIDGPAFSTLARWLDRIDNAGGDPRAVLRGIDPDEMTAPHVRDASRLAASLVKEIALTDPTTTRPRPRPLTKAQRQARADTAENTQRAAAANLLRAEWGQHPVVDRVISGPAIGALAQNLATAAAAGHDPRAILRGIDPDTVARPQISNPSAFLAARVRAGAADQPRPAATPAAQIPPKELAMTDEQQLTPAQVAGAIAALDTWWRNPGGDDWRAPGVTWNDDDVRAMHAALNAPNVDAALTAIGAAPGDPLLSSPQQDADNRATMTEILVAARGGQQVPANPSHQIPREPTLDTMVPAYERTNSWLRAQTATAPEPSSHDAMWPSWLPAPVDPAGLEGRVRSIAEAGRVDARDIRRRVVDLGREAARNRPDWVEQLGPAPAGAAQRARYLANITTIAAYREQHGVSGPDPLGPPPPASDTHTAYQAAQRARQQLTRPAAAPSRSDTRTTAQHTTVPADKNRPPAPAVSQAADEARHRAARIAEQQRQAQHQAHDPGRRSPKPTQGPRPGQ from the coding sequence ATGGCGTGGGTGACCCCAATCGGGTCGGACCCGACTCAGATCGACTACCGGCTCGGCCTCGGACACGGCTGTGTCACCGAGGAAATCAGCGACGCTCAACTCGATCAACAAACCGATATGCGCGAGCGCCCGCTGATGTGGGTCGGCAGCGCGCTGGCCGACCTCGGAATCGAAGCCGGAACCGAGCTCACCCCCGAGCAATTCGACATGGCCCGCGCCGTGGTCGCCGGCTACCACCCGCACACCGGCGAGCAACTCGTCGCGCACAAGACAGGCGTGCCCCGCGGCGCGAAAGTCGCCCTCGCCCCACTGGTCCGGATGATCGAGGGCGTCACCCGGGAAGCCGCCGTCCCCATCGAGGAAGTCCTCACCAGCGCCCGGATGCGCGAGATATACGCGCGCGCTCAACGCGCCGTCGACCGCGAGGGCGAAGGCGCCGCGCTGCGCGCCGACCACGCCGGACAACTCGCCGACGCCGCCGGACTCACCCCCGACGAAGTGTGGGGCGAGCAGACCTTCACCGACGCCGTCGCCCAACTGAACATCACCATCACGATGCCCGACGGCACCCGGAGAACGTTCGACAACCGGGTTGTCGTCGGCAACCTCGCCTACGACGTGACCCTCACCCTGGACGGCTCCTTCCGCGCCGCCTACGGCCTGGTCGACGACGCCACCCGCGCCGAACTCGACGCCATCTACACCGACCAGGCCATGGCCACCTTCAACTGGCTCGAAGGCGCCACCGCCTACGGCATGCGCGGCCACCACGGCGATGGCCAGACCGCCACCGTCACCCAAGGCAACGGCTTCGCCGGCTGGGCGATGTTCCACCGCACCGCCCGACCCGTCGACGGCGCCGCGGTCGGCGACCCGCACTGGCACGTGCACTACACGATCGCCAACATGACCATGGGCGAGGACGGCAAATGGTCCACCATCGCCTCGGGCGGCCGCGACCTCATGCGCCACGCGAAGGTGGTCGACAAGCTCCTGCAGGCCGCCGTCCGCGACGTGCTCACCCGCCGCTACGGCGCGCAGTTCCGACGCAGCGACCGCACCGGCCTCTGGGAGCTCGCCTCCATCTCCGACGAGGCCATCCTCCTGTACGCCAAACGCGGCCAAGGCATCGACAAAGCGCTGATCAAGATGGGTATGAGCCCCGAAGAAGCCACCAAGGCAGTGCGCCGCGTCGCGGCGTCACAGACCCGCGAACGCAAAGGCGAGAGCACCACCGCCACCGACGAGACACTCGCCGGACACTGGCGGCGCGAAGCCATCGCCGCCGGACTCGACCCCGACCAAATCACCCGCGACGCATTCGGCGGCGGCCCCACCGCCCCGGTTTCGCGCCCAACCCTCGACGAGCTCGCCACACTGCTGCAGAACGTCGACTCCGGCCTCACCGCGCACACACGCAGGTTCTCCCGCGCCGACGCCCTCGCCGCGGTCGCCGACGCCCTGCCCAACGGCGGCACCCACGCCGAGATCGAGCAACTCACCGACCACGTCCTCGAGCACGCCGGGTTCGTCAAACTCTCCAAGAAACCCGCCCGCACCACCGAGCCCCAACCCACCAACGGCGAACGACGCCAGCTCGCCGCCGGGCACATGGCCAACGCCGCGCTCTACACCACCCAAGACGTCATCGACGTCGAGAAGGTCATCGTCGCGGCCGCCGAAGCCAGCCACCCCGACCAGACCGACATCCGCGTCAGCCCCGTCACCGCCGAGATGGCGGCCAGCACCATCGAGGCCGCCGGCGGCTTCGAGCTCTCCGCCGAGCAACGCAGCGAACTGCTGCGCATCACCACCTCCGGCCGCGCGCTCGACGCGCTCATCGGCCCGCCCGGCAGCGGCAAGACCACCCTCATGGACGCCGTCCGCGCCGCCTACCAGGCCGAGGGCATCATCATCGCCGGCGGCGCCACCCAGGGCGTGACCGCGCAGACCCTGCAAGCCGAGTCCGGCATCCCCAGCCGCACCGTCGCCCAGTGGCTCTGGCGCATCGACACCGGGCCGGGCCTGCGCGGCGTCGACGTCCTCGTGCTCGACGAAGCGGGCATGATCAACGACCGCGACCGCGCCCGGCTCTACTTCGCCGCGGCCGCCGCTGGCACGAAGATCGTCGAGATCGGCGACCCCAAGCAGCTGCGCGGCGTCGGGGTCGGATCCTCCTTCGGCGTGGTGCACAAGATCGTCGGTGGCGGAGCCCTCACGGAGAACCGGCGACAGGCCGAAGCCGACGAACGCGCCGCGATCGCCGCGTGGCGGCGCGGCGACTACGCCGAGGCACTCACCTCCTGGGCCGACCGCGACCGCCTCGTCGTCACCGAGACCGGCCAGGAAGCCACCGCCGCGATGCTCGCCACCTGGGTCGACCAACGCAAGGGCGCGCCGAACCCGTTCGTCGAGCAACGCGGCCTGCTCATGGTGGCCAGCACCAACGAGATGGTCGACCGGCTCAACGACGGCGCCCAGGCCCTGCGCGCCGTCGCCGGTGAACTCGGCGCGAGCCGCACCTACCAGCTCGCTGGCGGCAACACCCAGACCCTGCACGAGGGCGACCACATCATGATCCGCGTCAACGAGCGCGGCACCACCGGACCCGACGTCCTCAACGGCTACCGCGGCGTCATCGACACCATCCACGACGACGGAAGCCTCGCCGTGCGATGGGAACGCGACACCGGCGACGGCCGAATCACCGAATCCGCACTCCTCGAGCCGCAGTTCGTCGCCAAGGGCGGACTCAACCTCGGCTACGCCATCACTATCCACAAATCCCAGGGCATGACCGTCGGCTCCGACGGCGCGACCTGGACCGGCCCGGACGGCGAACGTCGTGGGGGAGCGGTGCTGTTCAGCGCCGCAGGCGCCGACAACCCCGGCAGCTACGTCGCCGCCAGCCGCCACAAACTCGCCATGTTCATGTTCATCGCGCGCAGAGACGTCGAAGGCTCCCAGGACGAGTACCTACTCGGCCTGCCGCGCACCGCGTGGGACCGCACCCGCCGCGTGATCACCAAGCTCATCGACCGCGCCAAGGCCACCGAGATCAACCGCAACGACACCCCCGTCCTCGTCGACCTCGGCCTCCTCGACGACCCCAACCCCCGGCGCCACACCACCACCGCCGCGCAACCCGGGCAGCACACCCCCACCCCAGACGACATCGAACGGAAGAAGGCCTTCCGCGCCAAGAACCACGCCGCCGAAGTCGTCCGCCGCGCCAAAGCCGAAGCACTGCTGAACAAGGAATGGGGCGAGCACCCGGCCGTCGACCGCGTCATCGACGGCCCGGCGTTCAGCACACTGGCCCGCTGGCTCGACCGCATCGACAACGCCGGCGGCGACCCCCGCGCCGTGCTGCGCGGCATCGACCCCGACGAGATGACCGCGCCGCACGTCCGCGACGCCAGCCGTTTGGCCGCGTCCCTGGTCAAGGAGATCGCACTCACCGACCCGACCACCACCAGGCCCCGCCCCCGACCACTGACCAAGGCCCAACGCCAAGCCCGCGCCGACACCGCCGAGAACACCCAGCGCGCCGCAGCGGCCAACCTCCTGCGCGCGGAATGGGGCCAGCACCCAGTCGTCGACCGCGTCATCAGCGGCCCGGCTATCGGCGCCCTCGCCCAGAACCTCGCCACCGCGGCCGCCGCCGGACACGACCCGCGCGCCATCCTGCGCGGCATCGACCCCGACACCGTCGCCCGGCCACAGATCTCCAACCCCAGCGCGTTCCTCGCAGCCCGAGTCCGCGCTGGCGCCGCCGACCAGCCACGCCCAGCCGCAACCCCGGCAGCCCAAATACCACCCAAGGAACTCGCCATGACCGACGAGCAGCAGCTGACACCCGCCCAAGTCGCCGGCGCGATCGCCGCGCTCGACACCTGGTGGCGAAACCCCGGTGGCGACGACTGGCGGGCGCCCGGCGTGACATGGAATGACGACGACGTGAGGGCCATGCACGCCGCGCTCAACGCACCCAACGTAGACGCCGCGCTCACCGCCATCGGCGCCGCTCCCGGCGACCCACTCCTGTCCTCGCCACAACAAGATGCCGACAACCGGGCCACCATGACCGAGATCCTGGTGGCCGCCCGCGGCGGACAGCAGGTCCCCGCCAACCCGTCCCACCAGATTCCGCGGGAACCGACCCTGGACACCATGGTCCCCGCCTACGAACGCACCAACTCCTGGCTCAGAGCCCAGACCGCGACCGCACCTGAACCCTCGAGCCACGACGCGATGTGGCCCTCTTGGCTACCGGCTCCCGTCGACCCGGCAGGGCTGGAGGGCCGCGTCCGCTCGATTGCCGAAGCCGGCCGCGTCGACGCCCGCGACATACGCCGCCGCGTCGTCGACCTCGGCCGCGAAGCCGCCCGCAACCGGCCCGACTGGGTCGAACAACTCGGCCCCGCCCCCGCAGGCGCCGCGCAGCGCGCCCGCTACCTCGCCAACATCACCACGATCGCCGCCTACCGCGAGCAGCACGGCGTCTCCGGTCCTGACCCGCTCGGCCCGCCCCCACCCGCCTCAGACACCCACACCGCCTACCAGGCGGCACAACGCGCCCGACAACAGCTGACCCGGCCCGCCGCTGCGCCGTCTCGATCCGACACCCGCACCACCGCCCAGCACACGACGGTGCCCGCCGACAAGAACCGGCCACCCGCACCGGCCGTCAGCCAGGCCGCCGACGAAGCCCGGCACCGCGCCGCCCGGATCGCCGAACAGCAACGCCAAGCGCAACACCAGGCTCACGACCCGGGCCGCCGAAGCCCCAAACCCACTCAAGGCCCGCGCCCCGGGCAGTGA
- a CDS encoding DUF6884 domain-containing protein, whose product MTATRALFVVPCSNSKLTHRAPARLLYTGSTFRLALRVVEREAALTTESGLPASVLILSARHGLITPDTEIDPYDQTMTDTGSIPVPSLATQLLTHQITSGTDIYAFLPHLYRTRLRAAVDLLCQLTEATVLIHDVYEAAPGIGYQRQVLASIRRSQPPAPDRAADLPRAMSSAAPAHRDPR is encoded by the coding sequence GTGACCGCCACACGGGCGCTGTTCGTGGTGCCCTGCAGCAACAGCAAGCTCACCCACCGCGCCCCCGCGCGGCTGCTCTACACCGGGTCGACCTTCCGCCTCGCCCTACGCGTAGTCGAGCGGGAAGCCGCGCTCACCACCGAATCGGGGCTGCCCGCCTCCGTGCTAATCCTGTCGGCCCGTCACGGATTGATCACCCCCGACACCGAGATCGACCCCTACGACCAGACGATGACCGACACAGGTTCGATTCCGGTGCCCTCACTGGCCACACAGTTGCTGACGCACCAGATCACCTCCGGCACCGACATCTACGCGTTCCTGCCCCACCTCTACCGGACGCGCTTGCGGGCCGCGGTGGACCTGCTGTGCCAACTCACCGAAGCCACCGTGCTCATACACGACGTCTACGAAGCCGCACCCGGAATCGGCTACCAGCGCCAGGTCCTCGCCTCCATCCGCAGATCGCAGCCACCCGCTCCAGATCGAGCCGCCGACCTCCCTCGCGCGATGTCGTCCGCGGCGCCCGCCCATCGAGATCCCCGATAG
- a CDS encoding FtsK/SpoIIIE domain-containing protein, which produces MFPSGLSLSWTVNGADLVEAFRAAKIIGPKEALTFPSRSRRDGAGWAVVVDLPAGRKASAAIATREALASALGVDEAQLVLERVRGSGGHAGRLACWVADIDPLAQPALRSPLQDLPTLSIWDGVPLGATARGRNVVVALCWTSWLIAGLPRYGKSNVLRLFLIAACLDPHTRIYAVDLKDGADFTPLAPVAHRLLIASAEGTDTEQTLLRLLALLIELENEVLDRYRQFKTMPKADVPEGKITRALAEDSMPWLVAAIDECQLACEELASDTKAVRELRRMIVDKLSWLVRKGPAAGVTVLLATQKPDRGSIPTRLRDNISSRIALRLPTQQSNDMALGTGKASAGVDATKFTERHRGAAWLLADDLSGVDAAEGVIVRAAKIDLPASDAAATQGRHRRRELGLLTGDAAGTEPPQPVDPDLLTALTDDHHDEDAADERPVVLDLLAVVLHDDETGVVATADLAARIGWDTKTLGEALWRLAVPAPKPARQRLGGAKHPVSVQDTNAIRAAIAAYIPTE; this is translated from the coding sequence GTGTTCCCCAGTGGCCTGAGTCTGTCGTGGACGGTCAACGGCGCCGACCTCGTCGAAGCGTTCCGCGCCGCGAAGATCATCGGGCCGAAGGAAGCGCTGACCTTCCCGTCGCGGTCCCGACGCGACGGCGCCGGTTGGGCAGTAGTGGTGGACCTCCCCGCCGGGCGCAAAGCCTCGGCCGCCATCGCCACCAGGGAAGCGCTGGCCAGCGCCCTCGGCGTCGACGAGGCCCAACTGGTGCTGGAACGCGTCCGCGGCTCCGGCGGGCACGCCGGGCGGCTGGCATGCTGGGTCGCCGACATCGACCCGCTCGCCCAGCCAGCCCTGCGCTCGCCGCTGCAGGACCTGCCCACCCTGTCGATCTGGGACGGCGTTCCCCTCGGCGCCACCGCCCGGGGCCGCAATGTCGTAGTGGCCCTGTGCTGGACCTCGTGGCTGATCGCCGGCCTACCCCGCTACGGCAAGTCCAATGTGCTCCGACTGTTCCTAATCGCCGCCTGCCTGGACCCACACACGCGCATCTACGCCGTTGACCTCAAGGACGGCGCGGACTTCACCCCGTTGGCCCCGGTCGCGCACCGGCTGCTCATCGCCTCCGCCGAAGGCACGGACACCGAGCAAACCCTCCTGCGGTTGCTTGCCCTGCTGATCGAGCTCGAGAACGAAGTCCTCGACCGCTACCGGCAGTTCAAGACCATGCCCAAGGCCGACGTCCCCGAAGGCAAGATCACCCGCGCCCTGGCCGAGGACTCCATGCCGTGGCTGGTCGCGGCCATCGACGAGTGTCAACTCGCCTGCGAGGAACTGGCAAGCGACACCAAGGCCGTGCGCGAGCTGCGTCGCATGATCGTCGACAAGCTGTCCTGGCTCGTCCGCAAAGGCCCGGCAGCCGGGGTGACAGTGCTGCTGGCCACCCAGAAGCCCGACCGCGGATCCATCCCCACCCGCCTGCGCGACAACATCTCCAGCCGCATCGCGCTGCGCCTGCCGACCCAGCAGTCCAACGACATGGCCCTGGGCACCGGCAAGGCGTCCGCCGGGGTCGACGCCACCAAATTCACCGAACGCCACCGCGGCGCCGCGTGGCTGCTCGCCGATGACCTGTCCGGCGTCGACGCCGCCGAAGGCGTCATCGTCCGAGCCGCCAAGATCGACCTCCCCGCCAGCGACGCCGCCGCCACACAGGGACGCCACCGGCGCCGCGAGTTGGGGCTCCTCACCGGTGACGCCGCCGGAACCGAACCACCTCAACCCGTCGATCCCGACCTGCTGACCGCCCTCACCGACGATCACCACGACGAGGACGCCGCCGACGAGCGGCCCGTGGTCCTGGATCTGCTCGCGGTAGTGCTCCACGACGACGAGACCGGTGTCGTCGCCACCGCAGACCTCGCCGCCCGCATCGGCTGGGACACCAAGACGTTGGGCGAGGCACTGTGGCGCTTGGCCGTTCCCGCACCGAAGCCCGCTCGACAGCGGCTCGGGGGAGCCAAACACCCGGTGTCGGTCCAGGACACCAACGCCATCAGGGCCGCGATCGCTGCCTACATACCCACAGAGTAG
- a CDS encoding GGDEF domain-containing protein: MPLIRPRSLVAALVARRRDRRALDLTQAALIRLLAENERLRRENERLRRDPVTGVLLRLAWTDAAKEALPTLRDPVLLLLDVNNLKPVNDILGHAAGDDLLREITRRLHVLTGMSALIGRLGGDEFAVLLDLPDGNWRHYLEVVAGACAVDVGDLRCGAAFGAVRPVDVVARDPAAEAAVRHRVDRLMHAADLAMYRAKRRCRDERPTTSIAFYGPEDPAVPERLEPVIARVRDHGAPLGHASPSTSAAREP, translated from the coding sequence ATGCCCCTCATCCGCCCTCGTTCGCTGGTCGCAGCGCTCGTGGCCCGCCGCCGCGACCGGCGCGCACTCGACCTCACGCAGGCCGCGCTTATCCGGCTCCTCGCCGAGAACGAGCGCCTGCGACGGGAGAACGAGCGTCTGCGCCGCGATCCGGTCACAGGGGTTCTGCTGCGGCTGGCCTGGACCGACGCCGCCAAGGAAGCGCTGCCCACCTTGCGCGATCCGGTGCTGCTTCTGCTCGATGTCAACAACCTCAAACCCGTCAACGACATCCTCGGCCACGCCGCCGGGGACGACCTCTTACGCGAGATCACCCGGCGCCTGCATGTTCTGACGGGTATGTCGGCGCTGATCGGCAGGCTTGGCGGCGACGAGTTCGCGGTGCTGCTCGATCTGCCCGACGGAAACTGGCGGCACTACCTGGAGGTGGTCGCGGGCGCCTGCGCCGTGGATGTCGGCGACCTGCGCTGCGGCGCGGCGTTCGGCGCCGTGCGCCCGGTCGACGTCGTAGCTCGCGATCCCGCCGCCGAAGCCGCGGTGCGCCACCGCGTGGACCGTCTTATGCACGCCGCGGACCTGGCGATGTACAGAGCGAAACGCCGCTGCCGCGACGAAAGGCCGACCACCTCCATAGCGTTCTACGGCCCCGAGGATCCCGCCGTGCCCGAGCGACTCGAACCAGTGATCGCGCGAGTCCGAGACCACGGTGCCCCGCTCGGCCACGCCTCGCCTTCGACGTCGGCTGCGCGCGAGCCCTGA